In Lolium rigidum isolate FL_2022 chromosome 7, APGP_CSIRO_Lrig_0.1, whole genome shotgun sequence, the DNA window AAGATAGTATTCATACAGAAAGTGTATTTATAACAAACGACAATAAAAAATGCCATGATTTCTACAATGGAGAGCACCACAAATTATTTAGAGAACGGCGAAATAAACCCTGAAATAACCTCTAAAAAGCATGGATCATCCAAAGGTACCAAAGACATTGGAATAAAAGCCATAATATATTTTTTTCTATCCTTCAGCCTATCACATTCCTGTTTCTCTAGGTGGAGAACACTCCTAAAGGAGCTGAACATAGAAGCAATAACAACAATTAGCGGTtgctgaaaagaaaaaaaatcacataATATGAAGATGATTGGGCGATGGGTCTTATTGGGAAGATTTTTGCCGTAAACTGCACCTTAGGTTCATTGGGAATCATGGGCAGCAAGCAGCAAATTATATACATGATATATTTTCCTTCCAAAATGTAATAAAGGTAAAATCATTCATCTATTAACACAGAAAGTAAAACAGAGGCCAAATGGGGAAATAATCGACTGGGGCCTCCATGTATTGAGAATCACATAGATGACTCACATGAGGCCATTGCACAAAATTAGAAACCAGAGTATACTACTTTTACATTGGTAGTGGCGGCTGTGTTCCAGTTGCATAAGCCATCTCCTCCTGTTCCGCTTCTAACTCCTCTTCCGTGTCAAAGATTCGTGACCCACAAGAGAATCCTCACTCGACATGATGTTATCTTCAACTCAATAATAGCGTATCTCACAAATTGACTGTCCAAGCATTGCCTCCGCAGCTTCCAATTTTCAGCTCATTGGAAACTTGGAGGGTCAGCACCACCCTCCAGTCCACCCGGCAGTTCAGTAAACCTAACAACAAGGTCATTTGTCGATGGTGAATGTAGTATAAAAACAAACACATTATAAACCTAGAAAATGTGTATTACTTTTTTATAACATTTCTCACAAAGTTCATTTTATATGGATGGTTCCAGAGAACTTCTCCAGATTTTGGTGAAATTTTGAAATAGGCTCTTAATCAGCCTCTTTGCCAAAAGAAAAAAAGCTCAATCTACCACAGGGGCATGAAGTGCTTATAAGTACGCACGAAAGGAAGTCAGAAGTAAATACAGTTGGTCATGAATAAAAAAGCCCCTATAACTAATCCTTAGGGACCATTTTCATAATAGTATAGCATACAACAATACATAACAAAATATTTATATTGGTATGGTATCGATGTTCAAGAAAGATAATGATACATCAGTAGACGGCATGAAGATACAACACACATGAAATGGCATGCCAAATGTTGTACCGGATAAAGTATTACCACCTAAAATTAGTTGTCTGAATGGctaaagataaacaaaaaaaaaacctttacTATCACACAGTCTAATTCTTGTCATGTAAGATACAGCTCCAACTCATAACGGGGTGATAATCATTTTGGTATATACAAATGCTTCAGAATGAACAACTTAAGAATGACTTCAACGACATGGCGAAGATAAAACAATTGCACTATGATCGCTGAACATTATAGTGTAGCAACAAAATAAAATAACCACTTTGCTAAATTTTAGTTTGCAGTCATCTGATATTTATTGATATGCAGTTCTAGTAAATGTTTATTGTAACTTCTACTAATTAATACAAGTTGTTTCACTATTTACAGCGGTGGCCTAGGATAACTTTtttttccatacaacttgtcttttCTATCCATCTTGGTTTTACCGAGGTCTACAGACTTCATATCCAGTTCTCCACACTACCTATAAGAACACAATCTCAATAAATGGATGAGCTTATCTCATATCTTCCTTCAGATGTATGAAGGAAAGAATTGAAAGAAGTGATACTCAACTACTAATAATGAGATACTTAACTACTTAAGTGAATCATTGATTTGGGAACAGAAGGGGAGAGGGAGCAGCTGTACCTGACAGTGAAGACGCATCCACAAAAAGATGGAAGCCAAGGCGGCGCCAGGTCTCACCGCTGCAAGTCATCTTGTGCACCACGGCAGTGGTGGCAGGGAAAAGAGAATAAGGATGCTCATGCACACGTAACCGGCCACaactgacggcggcggcggcgactgtgCAGCAACTGCTCCACCATTGCGAGAAGAGGATACATTTTTTGGGAGCAAACAGATGGCAAGTCTGACgccacctctctctctgcttaTCCCCGCCCCCACCTTTGTGCAGGCATCTTCCTCTAAATCCAGAAGAACACCACGTGCTGCCCAGAATGTGTTAGGTCCTCCTTGTGCCATGCAAGAATCTGCTGAAGGCCTCTCCTCACCGAAACACCATCTCCATTGTCGCATCACTACACCACCATATCACCCTCTCGCTCCAGCTCCCtgtaccctggccgcgccaccccacACAAAATAGCCAATCGAACCAAGGGAAACAGATCAGACACAAGCACTACTGAGAACAACCAAACCCATATGCCAAAGCAACGACAACACCCATCACCGGCACTTTCCCCAAATCAGCTGTTTGAAGGAACGACAACAACCACCGCCGTCACTTTCCCCAAATCAGAGTGTAGAGTATGATATATCTCTTCCTCAAACACTAAAAAAGGCCATTGTACCTGCCAGTACGACACAAACAATTCAAAAGCACTTGTTGGGCAGGCTTCTAAGTAAAAGTTGCATCGAAAATAATGTAGCCTTATTTTGTATTCTCAAAACCTCACCTGATACTGCTACCCAATTCAGTCCAATTTAAGACTTTCAATTTAGCTGTGCGGCAATAGATTCACAGAATGGAATGTGAGCTTCATCCTCTGCGCATGGGTAAGACCCAAATTGACTAATTGATGCACGTTCTACAACTCAGACCATTCTTGCAGCTCAACTGATTGTCTATTTAGCTCCTAGTTGGCGAGATACACACCTGAGTTCAGTTGCTACCTACACTGTTTATTATCATGTAGATCAGCAATTCAGCAGGGGACATGAAGCACCTCCAAGCCCCATCCAGACCCCGCACCTTCTGCGTAGGCTAGACAGCCGTCGGCCCCTCTGCCCAAGCTCTCTTCCATGGCCCCACGAAACCCCCTGGAGCAGAGTTTCCCCGACCCCCGTCGCTGCGCGCCTGGCACCGTGATGGTCGAGATGAGGCCGGGAGTGACAGCTGGAAGGAGGCGCGATCGAGAAGATGCACGAGGAAGAACTGCTGGCCGTGTTGAGCGGGGCGGCGGCCGGATCTTGATGGGAGCGGGCAGCGGCGGCTGGCGTGGAGGCGGCGGGTGTGGAGGCGGTGAACCCTAGAGCAGAAAGGAAAGAGTGGAAAGAGAATGGATGGGCTGCATCTCTCGGGGCCGGGTCTGGGGGTTGAGCGTGCGGTGCGAGGCAAAGCggtctcttttttccttttcacACCTTTGAAGATTTACCCATACTTGTGAATTGTGGCTTGTAGCAAGTGGGACCAAATGTCAGCCAGAGAAGACACAAAGAGTAAAGTGCCAAAAAAACACGCCGACCAGATCGAACGAACGATGTAGATCATCTAAGCTGGAAATCCCACGGTTGTAAAGGCACCCCGCCAGGATAGGCTCAGCAGGCTGGGTCAGCAACAGCCTTACATGTTGTAGTAATGTGCCCTTTATTTTTTCTTGCTAGGTTCTTCCTTCAACCCAACCGTGACATCTTCTCCCTCGACCATCTATGCTAGGAGTATCTTCTTCATCCCTGGATATCGAGGTAGGACCCAATCCTTCCAGATCATTGTCTAAACGATGTAGTCGTGCCTAAGTTGTTGTAACCTGATACGGTTTGATCTGTACCTTGTATAACTATCTTAGGGTCAAGGAATATCTCCAGAAAATCAAACCTGTCGCTATATATTAACATGCAACGCGTGCGTGCAAGGCATACACTTAATCCCATAGTATTTTAAACTCCATTGAGGTGATTTGACAAGTCTCAAGACAACATCTCCGGATTCCAAGATTTTATATGAAAAAACTGTATCTCTGGAATATGTCTATGATAGATTTGGTTTTTGTGTTGGTTTGATCAATTTATGCAGCCGTTTTCTTAGATTGTTGCTAATGTCATAAACGAGGATCTTTTGTCCAAAAAAGAATACAGCCCTTTGAAAAATGATGAGCAGCATACACTTAAACGCGGAGCTAGTAATTTTCTAATAAAAACTATGGTTGTGTCTATCTGAGAATGCAGAGACTGTGAGATCCTTTCCCTTCTCGAATAAGAGACATTCAAACATGGGACTAAAACTAGACGCGCAAGCAAGTTCAACGGTGCACAGTAGCTTTGACATGAAGAATTGAACATCACGATACCAATCAAACCAAGTTACCAACAAAGATCAACTATTCATCCAGAAAATATTGACAACAAACCCATAACAGATGCAAGCAGATCGAACGGCACATTTACACGCACAGGTGCACGCGGTGTACAAAACAGACACAGACCACACGGCGCGGCAGCGCATCGCCATCGAGGTCACCACCGGCCTAGCTACTGCGACGCCAGCGCGGTTGCGGCAGGCTTCATCGGCGGGTACCCGATCCCGTGGCGCGTGGAGGGGAAGACGACGAAGAACCCGCTGGCGAGGGCGCCGATCACGACGGGCAGCGCCGTGACCAGCGCCTTCTGCTGCGCCAGGAGCTGCGGGTAGAAGCACGCCACTGTGTTGGCGTCGGCCAGCAGCGCCACGGCCGCGAACACCATCACCGAGAAGAGGGCGTGCGCGAAGTCTGCAAGCCGCAGCCTGTACTTGGAGAAGTCCCTCCCCTCGCCGTCAGTGTCGTCGCCGCCGCTGATCGGCACGAGACCCCTGACCGTCGCGATGCCATACCTGACCTTGCCGTCGGCGCCGATGTAGCTGTCGGTGAAGGCCGAGAAGGCGCACGAGAAGGCGCAGAGCGAGAGGAGCACCGCCGTGACAACCTTGTTCGCCACGCTGCACACGCCGGTGTTGGTCACGATCGGGTTCAGCACCTCGTACACGATAACCGTGGACGTCGGCAGCACCATGAGCACGTCGCCAAGGCTCTTAAACGCCGTGTTCGCCATGCTGCCCGCTGTCGTCGGGGTGCTCGTCGGTGCTGCCGCTGTCGTCTGGCTTGTGGACGCTGGTGCTCCTTCTTCCATTAGCTGATATACTCGATCCTATATGAAGCCAGCTAGCTACCCCTCTCCAAAGTCAAAAGCTGAACGTGTATTTATAGGATATAATCAGGCGTAAAGATATTTAGATATCCAAGAGTTTTGGAGAAATTGGATTGCTACAGAAAAAGAACGATTCGCTCACTCCATTCCCCACGGGCGGCAGCGGGCAACGGCCAACCCTCGCGCGCAGAGGAACACGCGTCGGTCCACGTCGTGCTGTGATGATCGGTTCCAAAAGAAAGAAATAGTTGTGCTAGTTATTTGTGTGTTTGTGGTGCGGATGATGGTGTAATGTAGGTGGTGGTTTTTGCATAGTTGATGACTAGGAAGTTTGGGTGCTTTGCTGGCGCTGAGCTGAGCTGTTTTGGTTTCCTGGATGGGAACTTGTCGCTCTGGTTCAAAGTTGTGGCTTTGTTCGAGCGTCCCCAGTGTTATGGTTTGAATTCGGTTCCCTGAACATTTGATTCGTTTATGCTATAAATGAAACTGGGGAAGTTGTGATGAGGACattcctacctcactacta includes these proteins:
- the LOC124673715 gene encoding protein DMP2-like, whose protein sequence is MANTAFKSLGDVLMVLPTSTVIVYEVLNPIVTNTGVCSVANKVVTAVLLSLCAFSCAFSAFTDSYIGADGKVRYGIATVRGLVPISGGDDTDGEGRDFSKYRLRLADFAHALFSVMVFAAVALLADANTVACFYPQLLAQQKALVTALPVVIGALASGFFVVFPSTRHGIGYPPMKPAATALASQ